The Methylomonas koyamae genome has a segment encoding these proteins:
- the shc gene encoding squalene--hopene cyclase — protein MFTEAPVETSNHDFSHHSSAAAISPGKIQAAIDRAQAKLLSLQHPAGYWVFELEADCTIPSEYIMMMHYLDDINEELQAKIAVYLRSRQSEDGSYPLFTGGPGDISGSVKAYYALKMAGDAVDAPHMKKLRDWILSQGGAARANVFTRIALAIFDQLPWRGVPYIPVEIMLLPKWFPFHLDKVSYWSRTVMVPLFILCTLKAKAKNPHNVDILELFVVHPDEEKHYFPERTFLNKCFLALDKLGRVAEPLIPKSMRKRAIDKAVSWFTERLNGEDGLGGIFPAMVNAYQAMLLLGFPEDHPNVAISRRAIDKLLVVKDDYAYCQPCLSPVWDTALASMALIEADKHGNAGHLEKANDWLKSVQLSDEPGDWRVSKPDLAGGGWAFQFANPHYPDVDDTAIVGFAMAESEQDGLDESIHRATRWIVGMQSKNGGYGAFDVDNTYYYLNEIPFADHGALLDPPTVDVSARCAMLMARVAKGHDEYRPALQRTIDYIRSEQEADGSWFGRWGTNFIYGTWSALLGLEQTDLPKTDPMYVKAAAWLKSVQREDGGWGEDNLSYHDDVKYRGRYHFSTAFQTAWAILGLIAAGEVHSKEVKAGIEFLLRSQQADGVWNDPCFTAPGFPRVFYLKYHGYDKFFPLWALARYRNELSKH, from the coding sequence ATGTTTACTGAAGCCCCTGTAGAGACCAGCAATCACGACTTTTCCCACCACAGCTCGGCGGCTGCCATCAGCCCGGGCAAAATCCAAGCCGCCATCGACCGGGCGCAGGCGAAACTGCTCAGCCTGCAGCATCCGGCCGGCTATTGGGTATTCGAACTGGAAGCCGACTGCACTATCCCGTCCGAATACATCATGATGATGCATTACCTGGACGACATTAACGAAGAGCTCCAGGCCAAGATAGCCGTTTATCTGCGCAGCCGCCAATCCGAGGACGGCAGTTATCCGCTGTTCACCGGAGGCCCCGGCGACATCAGCGGTAGCGTCAAAGCCTATTACGCATTAAAAATGGCCGGCGATGCCGTCGACGCGCCACATATGAAAAAACTGCGCGACTGGATTTTGAGTCAGGGCGGTGCGGCGCGCGCCAACGTCTTTACCCGAATCGCGCTGGCGATCTTCGACCAACTACCCTGGCGCGGCGTGCCTTACATTCCGGTGGAAATCATGCTGTTGCCCAAGTGGTTTCCTTTCCACCTGGACAAAGTGTCTTATTGGTCGCGTACCGTAATGGTGCCGTTGTTCATCCTGTGCACGCTGAAAGCCAAAGCCAAGAATCCGCATAATGTCGACATTCTGGAATTGTTCGTCGTACATCCGGACGAAGAAAAACACTACTTCCCGGAACGCACCTTCTTAAACAAATGCTTTCTGGCGCTGGATAAGCTGGGCCGCGTGGCCGAACCGCTGATCCCCAAGAGCATGCGCAAACGCGCCATCGACAAAGCCGTGTCGTGGTTTACCGAGCGCCTGAACGGCGAAGACGGCTTGGGCGGTATTTTTCCGGCGATGGTCAACGCCTACCAAGCCATGCTGCTGCTGGGTTTCCCGGAGGATCATCCCAACGTCGCGATCTCCCGCAGGGCCATCGACAAATTGCTGGTCGTCAAGGACGACTACGCCTATTGCCAACCCTGTCTGTCGCCGGTTTGGGACACGGCATTGGCGAGCATGGCATTGATCGAAGCCGACAAACACGGTAACGCCGGCCACCTGGAGAAAGCCAACGACTGGCTGAAAAGTGTGCAATTATCCGACGAACCCGGCGACTGGCGCGTCAGCAAACCCGATCTGGCCGGCGGCGGCTGGGCCTTCCAATTTGCCAATCCGCATTATCCGGATGTCGACGATACCGCGATCGTCGGTTTCGCGATGGCAGAATCCGAGCAAGACGGCCTGGATGAATCGATTCATCGCGCCACCCGCTGGATCGTCGGCATGCAATCCAAGAACGGCGGCTACGGTGCGTTCGATGTCGACAACACTTATTACTACCTGAACGAAATTCCGTTCGCCGACCACGGCGCGCTGCTCGACCCCCCGACCGTCGACGTCAGCGCCCGTTGCGCGATGCTGATGGCCCGCGTCGCCAAAGGCCACGACGAATACCGCCCGGCCCTGCAACGCACCATCGATTACATTCGCAGCGAACAGGAAGCCGACGGCTCCTGGTTCGGCCGTTGGGGCACCAACTTCATCTACGGCACCTGGTCCGCATTGCTGGGCCTGGAGCAAACCGACCTGCCAAAAACCGATCCGATGTACGTTAAAGCGGCCGCGTGGCTGAAAAGCGTGCAACGCGAAGACGGCGGCTGGGGCGAGGACAATCTGAGCTACCACGACGACGTCAAATACCGTGGTCGTTACCACTTCAGCACCGCCTTTCAAACCGCGTGGGCAATATTGGGCCTGATTGCGGCCGGCGAAGTGCACAGCAAGGAAGTCAAGGCCGGCATCGAGTTTCTGTTGCGCAGCCAGCAAGCCGACGGCGTCTGGAACGACCCTTGCTTCACCGCACCGGGTTTCCCGCGCGTGTTCTATTTGAAATACCACGGCTACGACAAATTCTTTCCGTTGTGGGCGCTGGCCAGATACCGTAACGAGCTGAGCAAGCACTAA
- a CDS encoding phosphorylase: MSCGIVVALPEELSTLTKRKFAPGECHAIGGGVLLSYSGAGPANAEKAAAGLIDRGANRLISWGCAAALAQDRRPGDLVLPEYVLTQDRHSLATDPSWRQRLANLLADHQAVGSGTLLESGRIVGQHEEKRQLFEQTGAVALDMESAAVGRTAANAQLPFLVVRAIADPAEMSLPEAVVHALDADGQVQLGRLLAFLLAHPWQLGGLIRLGIHFRAAQTSLKTAARFINEITRI; this comes from the coding sequence GTGAGTTGCGGAATCGTCGTCGCCCTACCCGAAGAGCTTAGCACGCTGACCAAGCGCAAATTCGCGCCGGGCGAGTGCCATGCCATCGGTGGCGGCGTACTGCTGAGTTACTCCGGCGCCGGCCCGGCCAACGCCGAAAAAGCCGCCGCCGGGTTAATCGACCGGGGTGCGAATCGGCTAATCAGCTGGGGCTGCGCCGCGGCATTGGCTCAAGATCGGCGACCGGGGGATTTGGTCTTGCCGGAATACGTCCTCACCCAGGATCGGCATAGTTTGGCTACCGATCCGTCTTGGCGGCAACGTTTGGCAAACCTGCTGGCGGACCACCAAGCCGTCGGCTCCGGCACTTTACTGGAAAGCGGCCGGATCGTCGGGCAACACGAGGAAAAGCGGCAATTGTTCGAACAGACCGGCGCCGTCGCCCTCGACATGGAAAGCGCGGCGGTCGGCCGAACCGCCGCGAATGCCCAGTTGCCGTTTTTAGTGGTCCGCGCTATTGCCGACCCGGCCGAGATGAGCCTGCCGGAAGCAGTGGTTCATGCGCTGGACGCCGACGGCCAAGTGCAATTGGGCCGCCTGCTTGCATTTCTATTGGCCCACCCTTGGCAACTCGGCGGTTTGATCCGCTTAGGCATACATTTTCGCGCGGCGCAAACCAGCCTGAAGACCGCCGCCCGGTTCATCAACGAAATTACTCGGATTTAG
- a CDS encoding aspartate aminotransferase family protein, with protein sequence MSFSIAELFNQHFAEKFELHEHYLNNQMVRVLRTIGYDRNYKKAIGQYLYDEDGNEYLDLLSGFGVFAMGRNHPTIVSALQETLTMELPNLVQMDVSLLSGLLAKEILATCPDNLEKMFFCNSGTEAVEAAIKFARYTTKRPRILHCEHSYHGLTMGALSLTGEHIFREGFGPLLPDTGSVPFNDLEALEKALSGNDVAAFIVEPIQGKGVNVPDDNYLPEVERLCKKYGTLFVADEIQTGIGRTGKFWAIEHWGVKPDMILMAKALSGGFVPVGGVAMTSKIMDTVFNRMDRAVVHGSTFSKNNMAMAAGLASLHVVHSEKLVENSAKIGDDIIATINAMAPKYEFLKEARGKGSMIAIEFHAPKSLGLKAAWAMLEAANKGLFCQMILIPLFKEHRVLAQVAGHGMNVVKFLPPLILTEKDRDWIVGSVEKTIADTHNVTGSIWTLGKNLAGHALKNKK encoded by the coding sequence ATGTCCTTTAGCATTGCCGAACTTTTTAACCAACATTTCGCGGAAAAATTCGAACTGCACGAACACTATCTGAACAACCAGATGGTGCGGGTTTTGCGGACTATCGGTTACGACCGCAATTATAAAAAAGCTATCGGCCAATACCTATACGACGAAGACGGCAACGAATACCTCGATCTATTGAGCGGTTTCGGCGTATTCGCGATGGGCCGCAACCATCCGACCATCGTCAGCGCCCTACAGGAAACGCTGACCATGGAATTGCCGAATCTGGTGCAAATGGATGTGTCGCTGTTGAGCGGCTTGCTGGCCAAGGAAATTCTGGCCACCTGCCCTGACAATCTGGAAAAGATGTTTTTCTGCAATTCCGGTACCGAAGCGGTGGAAGCGGCGATTAAATTCGCCCGCTACACCACCAAACGACCGCGAATTCTGCATTGCGAACACAGCTACCACGGCTTGACGATGGGAGCGCTGTCGTTGACCGGCGAGCATATCTTCCGCGAAGGCTTCGGCCCCTTGTTGCCGGACACCGGCTCGGTGCCGTTCAACGATCTCGAAGCCTTGGAAAAAGCGCTGAGCGGCAATGACGTCGCCGCCTTCATCGTCGAACCGATTCAAGGCAAGGGCGTCAACGTCCCCGACGACAACTACCTGCCGGAAGTCGAACGCCTATGTAAAAAATACGGCACGCTGTTCGTCGCCGACGAGATCCAGACCGGTATCGGCCGTACGGGCAAGTTCTGGGCCATCGAACACTGGGGCGTCAAGCCCGATATGATTTTGATGGCAAAAGCCCTGTCAGGCGGCTTCGTGCCGGTCGGCGGCGTGGCGATGACCAGCAAAATCATGGATACCGTGTTCAACCGGATGGACCGCGCCGTCGTGCACGGCTCGACCTTCTCCAAGAACAACATGGCGATGGCCGCCGGTCTGGCCAGCTTACACGTCGTACACTCGGAAAAGCTGGTCGAAAACAGCGCCAAAATCGGCGATGACATTATTGCTACCATCAACGCGATGGCTCCGAAATACGAATTCCTGAAAGAAGCGCGCGGCAAAGGTTCGATGATCGCAATCGAATTCCACGCCCCGAAAAGCTTAGGGCTAAAAGCCGCCTGGGCCATGCTGGAAGCGGCCAACAAAGGCCTGTTCTGCCAGATGATTCTGATTCCGCTGTTCAAGGAGCACCGGGTGTTGGCGCAAGTCGCCGGCCACGGCATGAACGTCGTCAAATTCCTACCGCCGCTGATCCTGACCGAAAAAGACCGCGACTGGATCGTCGGCTCGGTCGAGAAAACCATCGCCGACACCCATAACGTCACCGGTTCGATTTGGACGCTGGGCAAAAACCTGGCCGGACACGCTTTGAAAAACAAAAAATAA
- a CDS encoding copper resistance CopC family protein, with product MRFVPRILLVLTLAASQTAFGHAVVTHNSLKLKPVPVNQASQVELSFNSKVELDLSEVFLVSAGDVMKPVAASPGAKPGQVLLDLPALAPGEYAIKLKIFAADGHLSEDLLRFFVKEPK from the coding sequence ATGCGTTTTGTACCCCGGATCTTATTGGTGTTGACCCTGGCCGCCAGCCAGACCGCCTTCGGCCACGCCGTCGTCACCCACAACTCGCTGAAACTGAAACCGGTGCCGGTCAACCAGGCCAGCCAGGTCGAGTTATCGTTCAACTCCAAAGTCGAGTTGGACTTGTCCGAAGTGTTTCTGGTCAGCGCCGGCGACGTGATGAAGCCGGTCGCCGCTTCGCCGGGCGCTAAACCCGGCCAGGTATTGTTGGATTTACCGGCTTTGGCGCCGGGCGAATACGCCATCAAATTAAAAATTTTCGCCGCAGACGGCCATCTCAGCGAAGACCTGTTGCGCTTTTTCGTCAAAGAACCCAAATAA
- a CDS encoding copper resistance D family protein: protein MEGIANYLDSLIGGVDLTFYSIAIGGLLWGLFVLRPWDENANYNSALLEKTVNLIHFGSKALVITQLSKIGLKIWLMAVTLGKSPFPAFFNTVQFNAGLARATFAFALFLFIKQALKANLRSKTHWLVATAIVVPLVMAAAWLVHGASRLEDRGLLMALTVSHQIAAAAWVGGIFQILALWGLKKQNAIAEELWPLLLKRFSALGIVAVALLLVTGTPLAWYYIRTFQGFIGAGYGNLLMVKIMMMGLALGFAWINRQAVEEYFASRSLYALTARVPYYIEAETLILLTILFTAASLASQPPSVDIPHLTATWEEVLNMFHPRIPRWESPTHEALIAGEAGRVAIVGQVPSEAATAWSDYNHNISGIFLTVMSFFAMLSYSERFHRWARYWPVGFMGLGIFLFFRSDAESWPLGPIGFWDSTFNNGEILQHRIATFLVFMLGLYETRARVKADPGILPYLFPLMSAFGGMMLLAHSHVGFEAKTAFLIQVGHTLMGVFALILACGRWLELKLDAPGKNVAGFISVFALFQIGVILMFYREPLY, encoded by the coding sequence ATGGAAGGTATAGCCAATTATCTCGACTCGCTGATCGGCGGCGTCGATCTGACGTTTTACTCGATCGCCATCGGCGGTTTGCTGTGGGGCTTGTTCGTCCTGCGGCCGTGGGATGAAAATGCCAACTACAACAGCGCCTTGCTGGAAAAAACCGTCAACCTGATCCATTTCGGCAGCAAGGCGCTGGTCATTACCCAACTGTCGAAAATCGGCCTGAAAATCTGGTTAATGGCCGTGACATTGGGCAAATCGCCGTTTCCGGCGTTTTTCAATACGGTGCAGTTCAATGCCGGCTTGGCACGCGCCACATTCGCTTTTGCCTTGTTTTTATTCATCAAACAAGCGCTGAAAGCCAATCTGCGCTCGAAAACGCATTGGCTGGTCGCTACGGCCATTGTGGTCCCGCTGGTCATGGCCGCAGCCTGGTTGGTGCACGGCGCCAGCCGTCTGGAAGATCGCGGACTGCTGATGGCATTGACCGTCAGCCACCAGATCGCCGCGGCGGCCTGGGTCGGCGGCATTTTCCAAATTCTGGCGCTGTGGGGTTTGAAAAAACAAAATGCGATTGCCGAAGAACTCTGGCCGTTGCTGCTTAAGCGATTCTCGGCCCTGGGTATTGTCGCGGTCGCGTTGTTGCTGGTGACGGGTACGCCGTTGGCCTGGTACTACATCCGCACCTTCCAAGGCTTCATCGGCGCCGGCTACGGCAACCTGTTGATGGTCAAAATCATGATGATGGGCCTGGCCTTGGGTTTTGCCTGGATAAACCGGCAAGCGGTAGAAGAATATTTTGCCAGCCGCAGTCTGTATGCGTTGACGGCACGAGTCCCTTACTATATCGAAGCGGAAACGCTGATTCTGCTGACCATACTATTCACTGCAGCAAGTTTGGCCTCGCAACCGCCCTCGGTCGATATTCCGCACCTGACCGCGACTTGGGAAGAAGTGTTGAACATGTTTCATCCGCGCATTCCGCGTTGGGAATCGCCGACCCATGAAGCCTTGATTGCCGGGGAAGCCGGCCGCGTTGCCATCGTCGGCCAAGTGCCTTCGGAAGCCGCCACCGCCTGGTCGGATTACAACCATAACATCTCGGGCATCTTCCTGACCGTGATGAGCTTCTTCGCGATGCTGTCCTACTCGGAACGCTTTCACCGTTGGGCGCGTTACTGGCCGGTCGGTTTCATGGGACTCGGCATCTTCCTGTTTTTCCGTTCCGACGCCGAGAGCTGGCCGTTGGGTCCGATCGGCTTTTGGGACAGCACCTTCAACAACGGCGAAATTCTTCAACACCGCATCGCCACGTTTTTGGTTTTCATGCTGGGCTTATACGAGACCCGCGCCCGCGTCAAAGCCGATCCCGGCATCCTGCCCTATTTGTTCCCGCTGATGTCGGCCTTCGGCGGCATGATGCTGCTGGCGCACTCGCACGTAGGCTTCGAAGCTAAAACCGCGTTCCTGATTCAAGTCGGCCACACCCTGATGGGCGTGTTTGCGTTGATTCTGGCCTGCGGCCGTTGGCTGGAGCTGAAGCTGGACGCTCCCGGCAAGAATGTTGCCGGCTTTATCTCGGTTTTCGCCTTGTTCCAAATCGGCGTGATTCTGATGTTCTACCGCGAACCCCTGTACTGA
- the dxs gene encoding 1-deoxy-D-xylulose-5-phosphate synthase: protein MKQTQEFPLLNTIAGPTDIRALKKEQLPQLADEVRSYLTHTVSISGGHFAAGLGTVELTVALHYVFDTPVDQLVWDVGHQAYPHKILTGRKDRMTTIRTLGGVSAFPSREESEYDAFGVGHSSTSISAALGMAIASQLRGEDKKMVAIIGDGSITGGMAFEAMNHAGDVNANLLVILNDNEMSISPPVGAMNNYLTKILSSKFYSSVKKESKKALSSMPSVWELARKAEEHVKGMIVPGTLFEELGFNYFGPIDGHDLEMLVSTLENLKDLTGPVFLHVVTKKGKGYAPAEKDPLAYHGVPAFDPTKDFLPKAAPSPHPTYTEVFGRWLCDMAAQDERLLGITPAMREGSGLVEFSQKFPKRYFDVAIAEQHAVTLAAGQACQGAKPVVAIYSTFLQRGYDQLIHDVALQNLDVLFALDRAGLVGPDGPTHAGAFDYSYMRCIPNMLVMAPADENECRQMLTTGFKHNGPASVRYPRGKGPGAAIDPALTELEIGKGEIRHQGGRIAILAWGSMVAPASEAGKQLGATVANMRFVKPIDEDLILQLAKTHDVFVTVEENVLAGGVGSAVLQFLQQQKILMPVLNIGLPDRFVEQGSREELLSLVALDAKGIMQQIEAFCA from the coding sequence ATGAAACAGACTCAAGAATTTCCTCTGCTGAACACCATTGCCGGCCCGACCGACATCCGTGCTCTGAAGAAAGAGCAACTGCCGCAGTTGGCCGACGAGGTGCGTTCGTATTTGACCCACACGGTCAGTATCTCCGGCGGCCATTTCGCCGCCGGCTTGGGCACGGTGGAATTGACCGTGGCGCTGCATTATGTGTTCGATACGCCGGTAGACCAGTTGGTGTGGGATGTCGGCCATCAGGCCTATCCGCATAAGATTCTGACCGGGCGCAAGGATAGGATGACGACGATCCGCACCCTCGGTGGGGTGTCGGCGTTTCCGTCGCGCGAGGAGAGCGAGTACGACGCCTTTGGCGTCGGCCATTCGTCGACGTCGATCAGTGCGGCACTGGGTATGGCCATCGCTTCGCAGTTGCGCGGCGAGGACAAGAAGATGGTGGCGATCATCGGCGACGGTTCGATTACCGGCGGTATGGCCTTCGAGGCGATGAACCATGCCGGCGATGTCAATGCCAATCTGTTGGTGATTTTGAACGACAACGAGATGTCGATTTCGCCGCCGGTCGGGGCGATGAATAATTATCTGACCAAGATTTTATCGAGCAAGTTTTATTCGTCGGTCAAGAAGGAAAGCAAGAAGGCCTTGTCCAGCATGCCCAGCGTCTGGGAATTGGCGCGCAAGGCGGAAGAACATGTGAAAGGCATGATCGTGCCGGGCACCTTGTTCGAGGAGTTGGGCTTTAATTATTTCGGACCGATCGACGGTCACGATCTGGAGATGTTGGTATCGACGCTGGAGAATCTGAAGGATTTGACCGGGCCGGTGTTCCTGCATGTGGTGACCAAGAAGGGTAAGGGCTACGCCCCGGCCGAGAAAGATCCTTTGGCTTACCACGGCGTACCGGCCTTCGATCCGACCAAGGATTTTTTGCCCAAGGCGGCGCCGTCGCCGCATCCGACTTATACCGAGGTGTTCGGGCGTTGGCTGTGCGACATGGCGGCACAAGACGAGCGGCTGTTGGGTATTACGCCGGCGATGCGCGAAGGTTCGGGACTGGTCGAGTTTTCGCAAAAGTTTCCGAAACGTTATTTCGACGTGGCGATTGCCGAACAGCACGCGGTGACCTTGGCGGCCGGCCAGGCTTGCCAAGGCGCCAAGCCGGTGGTGGCGATTTATTCGACCTTTTTGCAACGCGGTTACGACCAGTTGATTCACGACGTGGCTTTGCAGAATCTGGATGTGCTGTTTGCGTTGGATAGAGCCGGTCTGGTCGGTCCGGACGGCCCGACCCATGCCGGGGCGTTCGATTACAGTTATATGCGCTGCATTCCGAATATGCTGGTGATGGCGCCGGCCGACGAGAACGAGTGCCGGCAGATGCTGACCACCGGTTTCAAGCATAACGGCCCGGCCTCGGTGCGCTATCCGCGCGGCAAGGGTCCCGGTGCGGCGATCGATCCTGCGTTAACCGAACTGGAAATCGGCAAGGGCGAGATTCGCCACCAGGGCGGGCGGATTGCGATTCTGGCTTGGGGCAGCATGGTCGCACCGGCCAGCGAAGCCGGCAAGCAACTGGGCGCCACCGTCGCCAACATGCGTTTCGTCAAACCGATCGATGAAGACTTGATCCTGCAATTGGCCAAGACCCACGACGTGTTCGTCACGGTCGAGGAAAACGTGTTGGCCGGCGGCGTCGGCAGTGCGGTATTGCAATTCTTGCAACAACAGAAGATTCTGATGCCGGTGTTGAATATCGGCCTGCCCGACCGCTTCGTCGAGCAAGGTTCTCGCGAGGAACTGCTCAGCTTGGTCGCACTCGATGCCAAGGGCATAATGCAACAGATTGAAGCGTTCTGCGCATAG
- the gloB gene encoding hydroxyacylglutathione hydrolase → MLEISIIPALTDNYIYLLHEPDSGLTAVVDPAAAAPVIAALQRCGFGLNYIFNTHHHSDHIGANLELKAATGCKIVGAKADRSRIPGIDIALGDGDRIALGAEELVATDTPGHTVGHIVYYSAGSSALFCGDTLFSLGCGRLFEGSTEQMWHSLQKLKTLPAATKVYCAHEYTEANARFALTLEPGNPLLQQRYADVCQLRRSNAPTLPTTIGQELATNPFFREHSPEIRQNLALAEASPLAVFAAIRKLKDGFR, encoded by the coding sequence ATGTTAGAAATCAGCATCATTCCGGCGTTAACCGACAACTATATTTACCTGCTGCACGAACCCGATAGCGGGCTGACCGCGGTGGTCGACCCGGCTGCGGCAGCGCCGGTTATAGCCGCCTTGCAACGGTGCGGTTTTGGATTGAACTACATTTTCAACACCCACCACCACAGCGATCATATCGGCGCCAATCTCGAACTCAAAGCCGCGACCGGCTGTAAAATCGTCGGCGCCAAGGCCGACCGCAGCAGAATTCCGGGTATTGACATCGCGCTTGGCGACGGAGACCGGATAGCACTCGGCGCAGAAGAACTGGTGGCCACGGATACGCCGGGCCACACCGTCGGCCATATCGTCTACTACAGTGCCGGCAGTAGCGCCTTGTTTTGCGGCGATACTTTGTTTTCGTTGGGCTGCGGCCGCCTATTCGAAGGCAGCACCGAACAGATGTGGCATTCGCTGCAAAAACTGAAGACACTCCCGGCCGCCACCAAGGTCTACTGCGCGCACGAATATACCGAAGCCAACGCCCGCTTCGCGCTGACGCTGGAACCCGGCAATCCGCTATTGCAGCAGCGTTACGCCGACGTCTGCCAACTCCGGCGCAGCAACGCTCCCACCCTGCCCACCACTATCGGCCAGGAATTGGCGACCAATCCTTTTTTCCGCGAGCACAGCCCGGAAATCCGGCAAAACCTGGCCTTGGCCGAGGCGTCGCCGTTGGCCGTGTTTGCCGCGATACGCAAACTTAAGGATGGGTTCCGCTAA
- a CDS encoding glycosyltransferase family 2 protein, which translates to MPESLSIVLPAKNEAANLPVFLPKLLELYPQAEILLVDDGSSDDTAAIAGNAGVRVVRHPYCMGNGASIKTGARQAKGEILVFMDADGQHDPQDIAQLLAKLHEGYDMAVGARNARSHASWFRRIANKFYNKLASLMTGHRIEDLTSGFRAARADKFRKFLYLLPNGFSYPTTSTMAFFRSGFPVAYVPIHAGKRSGKSHIRLLQDGLRFFIIILRIGVLFSPMRLFLPISASIFSLGMGYYAYTYLTEARFTNMSAVLFLSAIVTFLIGIVSEQISSLHYKNIE; encoded by the coding sequence ATGCCTGAGTCGCTGAGTATTGTCCTGCCCGCCAAAAATGAAGCGGCAAACCTGCCGGTTTTTCTGCCGAAATTACTGGAGTTGTATCCGCAAGCCGAAATTTTACTGGTCGACGACGGCTCCAGCGACGATACCGCCGCCATTGCCGGCAACGCCGGCGTCAGGGTCGTTCGCCACCCGTATTGCATGGGTAACGGCGCCTCGATCAAGACCGGGGCCAGACAAGCCAAAGGCGAAATTCTGGTGTTCATGGACGCCGACGGCCAGCACGACCCGCAAGACATCGCCCAGTTATTGGCAAAATTACACGAAGGCTACGATATGGCGGTCGGCGCCAGAAATGCGCGTAGCCACGCTTCGTGGTTCAGGCGCATTGCCAACAAGTTTTACAACAAACTGGCGTCGTTGATGACCGGCCATCGAATCGAAGACTTGACCTCCGGCTTCCGTGCTGCGCGCGCCGACAAATTCCGCAAATTTCTTTACCTGCTGCCCAACGGATTTTCCTATCCGACCACCAGTACCATGGCCTTTTTCCGTTCCGGATTTCCGGTGGCCTACGTCCCGATCCACGCCGGGAAACGCAGCGGCAAGAGCCACATCCGCCTGCTGCAAGACGGCTTGCGCTTCTTTATCATTATTCTGCGCATCGGCGTACTATTTTCGCCGATGCGGCTGTTTCTGCCGATCAGCGCCTCGATTTTTAGCCTCGGCATGGGATATTACGCCTACACCTATCTGACCGAAGCCCGCTTCACCAATATGAGCGCCGTACTATTCCTTTCCGCCATCGTGACGTTCCTGATCGGCATCGTCTCGGAACAAATCTCGTCGCTGCATTACAAAAACATCGAATAG
- a CDS encoding methyltransferase gives MEQEFSVPQGRFRLTRQPHRKNELLQAWDAADDYLLHHLAEQEALAGKNIAILNDSFGALAVALSEFRPTAISDSWLSQQATRENLAANAVAADRVLLLDSLSLPSAPIDRLLIKVPKTLALLEYQLHRLRPLLQPDCRIVAAGMVKTLPANAWKLLERLVGPTVPSLARKKARLIFAGFDPNIRLPPNPYPTYYRLTAEQPPICNHANVFSRESLDIGARFLLQHLPESALYRDFIDLGCGNGVIGLRLAELNPDANIVFVDESFMAIASATENFRSRFGDSAQAKFVVGDCLTGFAPASADCIVCNPPFHQQHAIGDHIAWRMFQQAHAVLRPGGELRVIGNRHLNYHITLKKLFGRCRQLAANAKFAIFSCEKA, from the coding sequence ATGGAACAGGAATTCAGCGTCCCGCAGGGCCGTTTTCGACTAACGCGCCAACCCCACCGAAAAAACGAGTTGTTGCAGGCCTGGGATGCGGCCGACGACTATTTGCTGCATCATCTGGCCGAGCAGGAAGCGCTTGCCGGTAAGAATATCGCCATCCTCAACGATAGCTTCGGGGCGCTGGCAGTGGCGTTGAGCGAATTTCGGCCGACGGCCATTTCCGACTCCTGGTTGTCGCAGCAGGCGACGCGCGAAAATTTGGCCGCGAACGCGGTAGCAGCCGACCGGGTGCTGCTGTTGGACAGTTTGTCGTTGCCGTCGGCTCCGATCGATCGGTTGCTTATCAAGGTTCCGAAGACTTTGGCTTTGCTGGAATACCAATTACACCGGCTTCGGCCCTTGCTGCAGCCGGATTGCCGCATCGTTGCGGCGGGCATGGTCAAAACCTTGCCGGCCAATGCCTGGAAACTGCTGGAGCGGCTGGTCGGCCCGACCGTGCCGTCGCTGGCCAGAAAAAAGGCCCGGCTGATTTTCGCCGGTTTCGATCCCAACATCCGGCTGCCGCCGAATCCATACCCTACGTATTACCGCTTGACGGCGGAACAGCCGCCGATTTGCAATCATGCCAATGTGTTTTCTCGGGAAAGCCTGGATATCGGCGCCCGCTTTCTATTGCAACATTTACCGGAATCGGCTTTATATCGGGATTTTATCGATTTGGGGTGCGGCAACGGCGTGATCGGGTTACGCCTCGCCGAACTGAATCCGGACGCGAATATCGTGTTTGTCGACGAATCGTTCATGGCAATCGCATCGGCAACGGAAAATTTTCGCAGCCGGTTCGGGGATTCGGCGCAGGCTAAGTTCGTGGTCGGCGATTGTCTAACCGGCTTTGCGCCGGCCAGTGCCGACTGCATTGTCTGCAATCCGCCGTTTCATCAACAACACGCGATCGGCGATCATATTGCCTGGCGCATGTTCCAACAGGCGCATGCGGTGTTACGGCCCGGCGGCGAGTTGCGAGTGATCGGTAACCGCCATCTGAATTACCATATCACGCTGAAAAAACTGTTCGGCCGCTGCCGGCAACTGGCGGCTAATGCCAAGTTTGCCATTTTCAGTTGCGAAAAGGCTTGA